One Camelina sativa cultivar DH55 chromosome 3, Cs, whole genome shotgun sequence genomic window carries:
- the LOC104767181 gene encoding E4 SUMO-protein ligase PIAL1-like isoform X2, with product MVIPANSGTKEFQAFCISLANEIDAAVGKDEVPGNVQELALVLNHVCHRICDDLETRAVVMMLMISAKSACELGWFPQTETQQLLAIIDLMSNSFSSPKIVTPSVVSPVSLISQVIERFYPCVKLGHIVLSCEAKPESKILVKDFRISKKMPHSLKQKVGLFVVRTEDISKSNCIVHPQKVSFLLNGKGVDKRVNISMVCAFCLFLGYGLEVLTMMQVIVVVISFQESGPQLPSDVTALVNAGANLLQAIGCFGGSYLIAIAFIDVIPLPDKSLLKDYVHPEVIESNSDCDIIEGPSRISLSCPISRTRIKLPVKGHICKHLQCFDFWNYVNMNLRRPSWRCPHCNQSVCYTDIRVDQKLKKILEEVRHSATDVVITADGSWTVVTENDEDVELVPEATHDHGDPNSFINLGPTVFDLPRDENEMETSSGTQVHEQNLCLSEIQAPSATDYTMLNQSYASINTLPQLPQSLNAFDGQQILPSSSPQDRLATNASNFGTSMPVAQSSQFQGSHVMPLENCVGRTSDLMERWNLIHGRGINQTQLPSAPLSQHHYAMQNLSQYPSQHRPIPSYIAHPQTLPVNYGGNADQRSLPPMQPSSTYLQSLLNYGGNAHRRPMHNQTLPVSYGGNAHQRSMPSSFTHLQTLPVNYGGTADQRTIPSSMSHIQNLPVNYGGTSDQRPMLRPMPSSNTHLQTSSVNYGGTNDQRHNPGGARGQLSSREFMNLPPANTANWRQPSRMRGSLEPGTRYDHMIIRPTRPVQAQAQTLPPPQSTAHNVTNASQAFLLSPSYPIGTNETQAGTSSLPVAEGLGLSGSFWSMPPETW from the exons ATGGTGATTCCGGCGAATTCTGG CACCAAGGAGTTTCAAGCTTTCTGCATCAGTCTCGCTAA TGAAATCGATGCAGCTGTTGGGAAAGATGAAGTTCCAGGGAATGTTCAAGAGCTGGCTTTAGTCCTCAATCAT GTGTGCCATCGTATATGTGATGATCTTGAAACGAGGGCGGTGGTAATGATGCTGATGATCTCAGCTaag AGTGCTTGTGAGCTTGGATGGTTCCCTCAGACAGAGACTCAACAACTGTTGGCTATCATAGACTTG ATGTCGAATAGTTTCAGCAGTCCTAAAATTGTCACTCCTAGTGTAGTTAGTCCCGTCAGTCTAATTTCGCAGGTTATAGAGAG GTTCTATCCATGTGTGAAGCTGGGGCATATTGTTCTTTCTTGTGAGGCGAAG CCAGAATCAAAGATATTGGTGAAGGACTTCCGTATTTCAAAGAAGATGCCACATTCTCTTAAACAGAAAGTA GGATTATTTGTTGTCCGGACTGAGGACATAAGCAAATCTAATTGTATTGTACATCCACAAAAAGTCAG CTTTTTGTTGAATGGAAAGGGCGTTGACAAGAGAGTTAACATCTCAATGGTTTGtgcattttgtttatttctcgGATATGGTTTAGAAGTACTTACTATGATGCAAGTAATTGTCGTTGTCATTTCTTTTCAGGAGTCAGGGCCTCAGCTTCCGTCGGATGTTACTGCCCTGGTCAACGCTGGGGCAAATCTTCTACAAGCAATAGGCTGTTTTGGAG GTAGTTACTTAATTGCTATTGCTTTTATCGATGTCATACCGCTGCCAGACAAATCGTTGCTTAAAGATTACGTTCATCCTGAAGTCATTGAATCAAATTCAG ATTGTGACATAATTGAGGGGCCATCAAGGATATCTCTCAGTTGTCCTATCAG CCGAACGCGTATCAAACTTCCTGTGAAGGGTCATATCTGTAAACATCTTCAG TGTTTTGACTTTTGGAATTATGTCAACATGAATTTGAGACGACCATCATGGCGCTGCCCGCATTGCAATCAATCTGTTTGCTATACTGACATCCGTGTAgatcaaaaacttaaaaag ATTCTAGAAGAGGTGAGACATAGCGCTACTGATGTGGTTATCACTGCTGATGGATCATGGACGGTAGTAACAGAAAATGACGAGGACGTGGAACTAGTACCGGAAGCCACTCATGACCATGGAGATCCAAATAGTTTCATAAACTTGGGGCCTACTGTTTTTGATCTTCCTAGAGATGAGAATGAAATGGAAACATCCAGTGGCACGCAAGTCCATGAACAGAATCTTTGTTTATCTGAGATTCAGGCTCCGTCTGCTACAGATTATACTATGCTTAATCAGTCTTATGCTTCAATCAACACGCTGCCACAGTTGCCACAATCTTTGAATGCGTTTGATGGCCAACAAATCTTACCATCCTCATCTCCACAAGATAGATTAGCTACTAATGCGTCAAACTTTGGCACATCAATGCCGGTTGCTCAGTCTTCTCAGTTTCAAGGCTCACATGTTATGCCCCTTGAAAATTGTGTAGGAAGAACCTCTGATTTGATGGAGAGATGGAACCTCATCCATGGACGTGGCATCAATCAGACTCAATTGCCATCCGCGCCTCTGTCGCAGCATCATTATGCAATGCAG AATTTGAGCCAGTACCCTTCACAGCATAGACCAATTCCATCGTACATTGCACATCCTCAAACTTTACCTGTCAACTACGGAGGGAACGCTGACCAAAGATCGCTGCCACCGATGCAACCTTCCAGTACATACCTCCAATCATTACTTAACTACGGAGGGAACGCCCACCGAAGACCAATGCATAACCAAACTTTACCTGTCAGCTACGGAGGGAACGCCCACCAAAGGTCGATGCCGTCTTCCTTTACACATCTCCAAACTTTACCTGTCAACTATGGAGGGACCGCCGACCAAAGAACGATTCCATCTTCCATGTCACATATCCAAAATTTACCTGTCAACTACGGAGGGACCTCCGACCAAAGACCCATGCTAAGACCGATGCCATCTTCCAATACACATCTCCAAACTTCATCTGTCAATTACGGAGGGACCAACGACCAAAGACATAATCCTGGTGGTGCAAGGGGACAGTTATCATCACGAGAGTTCATGAATTTGCCTCCTGCTAACACTGCAAATTGGCGCCAACCGAGCCGGATGCGAGGCAGTTTAGAACCTGGTACGAGATATGACCATATGATCATTCGACCTACGCGGCCGGTTCAAGCACAAGCTCAAACGCTTCCTCCGCCTCAATCAACAGCTCATAATGTAACTAATGCGAGTCAAGCATTTTTGTTGAGCCCAAGCTATCCCATTGGTACTAACGAAACACAAGCTGGGACCAGTTCATTGCCGGTGGCCGAGGGTCTTGGGTTGTCAGGGTCGTTTTGGTCAATGCCTCCTGAGACATGGTGA
- the LOC104767181 gene encoding E4 SUMO-protein ligase PIAL1-like isoform X4: MPHSLKQKVGLFVVRTEDISKSNCIVHPQKVSFLLNGKGVDKRVNISMVCAFCLFLGYGLEVLTMMQVIVVVISFQESGPQLPSDVTALVNAGANLLQAIGCFGGSYLIAIAFIDVIPLPDKSLLKDYVHPEVIESNSDCDIIEGPSRISLSCPISRTRIKLPVKGHICKHLQCFDFWNYVNMNLRRPSWRCPHCNQSVCYTDIRVDQKLKKILEEVRHSATDVVITADGSWTVVTENDEDVELVPEATHDHGDPNSFINLGPTVFDLPRDENEMETSSGTQVHEQNLCLSEIQAPSATDYTMLNQSYASINTLPQLPQSLNAFDGQQILPSSSPQDRLATNASNFGTSMPVAQSSQFQGSHVMPLENCVGRTSDLMERWNLIHGRGINQTQLPSAPLSQHHYAMQNLSQYPSQHRPIPSYIAHPQTLPVNYGGNADQRSLPPMQPSSTYLQSLLNYGGNAHRRPMHNQTLPVSYGGNAHQRSMPSSFTHLQTLPVNYGGTADQRTIPSSMSHIQNLPVNYGGTSDQRPMLRPMPSSNTHLQTSSVNYGGTNDQRHNPGGARGQLSSREFMNLPPANTANWRQPSRMRGSLEPGTRYDHMIIRPTRPVQAQAQTLPPPQSTAHNVTNASQAFLLSPSYPIGTNETQAGTSSLPVAEGLGLSGSFWSMPPETW; encoded by the exons ATGCCACATTCTCTTAAACAGAAAGTA GGATTATTTGTTGTCCGGACTGAGGACATAAGCAAATCTAATTGTATTGTACATCCACAAAAAGTCAG CTTTTTGTTGAATGGAAAGGGCGTTGACAAGAGAGTTAACATCTCAATGGTTTGtgcattttgtttatttctcgGATATGGTTTAGAAGTACTTACTATGATGCAAGTAATTGTCGTTGTCATTTCTTTTCAGGAGTCAGGGCCTCAGCTTCCGTCGGATGTTACTGCCCTGGTCAACGCTGGGGCAAATCTTCTACAAGCAATAGGCTGTTTTGGAG GTAGTTACTTAATTGCTATTGCTTTTATCGATGTCATACCGCTGCCAGACAAATCGTTGCTTAAAGATTACGTTCATCCTGAAGTCATTGAATCAAATTCAG ATTGTGACATAATTGAGGGGCCATCAAGGATATCTCTCAGTTGTCCTATCAG CCGAACGCGTATCAAACTTCCTGTGAAGGGTCATATCTGTAAACATCTTCAG TGTTTTGACTTTTGGAATTATGTCAACATGAATTTGAGACGACCATCATGGCGCTGCCCGCATTGCAATCAATCTGTTTGCTATACTGACATCCGTGTAgatcaaaaacttaaaaag ATTCTAGAAGAGGTGAGACATAGCGCTACTGATGTGGTTATCACTGCTGATGGATCATGGACGGTAGTAACAGAAAATGACGAGGACGTGGAACTAGTACCGGAAGCCACTCATGACCATGGAGATCCAAATAGTTTCATAAACTTGGGGCCTACTGTTTTTGATCTTCCTAGAGATGAGAATGAAATGGAAACATCCAGTGGCACGCAAGTCCATGAACAGAATCTTTGTTTATCTGAGATTCAGGCTCCGTCTGCTACAGATTATACTATGCTTAATCAGTCTTATGCTTCAATCAACACGCTGCCACAGTTGCCACAATCTTTGAATGCGTTTGATGGCCAACAAATCTTACCATCCTCATCTCCACAAGATAGATTAGCTACTAATGCGTCAAACTTTGGCACATCAATGCCGGTTGCTCAGTCTTCTCAGTTTCAAGGCTCACATGTTATGCCCCTTGAAAATTGTGTAGGAAGAACCTCTGATTTGATGGAGAGATGGAACCTCATCCATGGACGTGGCATCAATCAGACTCAATTGCCATCCGCGCCTCTGTCGCAGCATCATTATGCAATGCAG AATTTGAGCCAGTACCCTTCACAGCATAGACCAATTCCATCGTACATTGCACATCCTCAAACTTTACCTGTCAACTACGGAGGGAACGCTGACCAAAGATCGCTGCCACCGATGCAACCTTCCAGTACATACCTCCAATCATTACTTAACTACGGAGGGAACGCCCACCGAAGACCAATGCATAACCAAACTTTACCTGTCAGCTACGGAGGGAACGCCCACCAAAGGTCGATGCCGTCTTCCTTTACACATCTCCAAACTTTACCTGTCAACTATGGAGGGACCGCCGACCAAAGAACGATTCCATCTTCCATGTCACATATCCAAAATTTACCTGTCAACTACGGAGGGACCTCCGACCAAAGACCCATGCTAAGACCGATGCCATCTTCCAATACACATCTCCAAACTTCATCTGTCAATTACGGAGGGACCAACGACCAAAGACATAATCCTGGTGGTGCAAGGGGACAGTTATCATCACGAGAGTTCATGAATTTGCCTCCTGCTAACACTGCAAATTGGCGCCAACCGAGCCGGATGCGAGGCAGTTTAGAACCTGGTACGAGATATGACCATATGATCATTCGACCTACGCGGCCGGTTCAAGCACAAGCTCAAACGCTTCCTCCGCCTCAATCAACAGCTCATAATGTAACTAATGCGAGTCAAGCATTTTTGTTGAGCCCAAGCTATCCCATTGGTACTAACGAAACACAAGCTGGGACCAGTTCATTGCCGGTGGCCGAGGGTCTTGGGTTGTCAGGGTCGTTTTGGTCAATGCCTCCTGAGACATGGTGA
- the LOC104767181 gene encoding E4 SUMO-protein ligase PIAL1-like isoform X1 — translation MVIPANSGFGFRTELSTKEFQAFCISLANEIDAAVGKDEVPGNVQELALVLNHVCHRICDDLETRAVVMMLMISAKSACELGWFPQTETQQLLAIIDLMSNSFSSPKIVTPSVVSPVSLISQVIERFYPCVKLGHIVLSCEAKPESKILVKDFRISKKMPHSLKQKVGLFVVRTEDISKSNCIVHPQKVSFLLNGKGVDKRVNISMVCAFCLFLGYGLEVLTMMQVIVVVISFQESGPQLPSDVTALVNAGANLLQAIGCFGGSYLIAIAFIDVIPLPDKSLLKDYVHPEVIESNSDCDIIEGPSRISLSCPISRTRIKLPVKGHICKHLQCFDFWNYVNMNLRRPSWRCPHCNQSVCYTDIRVDQKLKKILEEVRHSATDVVITADGSWTVVTENDEDVELVPEATHDHGDPNSFINLGPTVFDLPRDENEMETSSGTQVHEQNLCLSEIQAPSATDYTMLNQSYASINTLPQLPQSLNAFDGQQILPSSSPQDRLATNASNFGTSMPVAQSSQFQGSHVMPLENCVGRTSDLMERWNLIHGRGINQTQLPSAPLSQHHYAMQNLSQYPSQHRPIPSYIAHPQTLPVNYGGNADQRSLPPMQPSSTYLQSLLNYGGNAHRRPMHNQTLPVSYGGNAHQRSMPSSFTHLQTLPVNYGGTADQRTIPSSMSHIQNLPVNYGGTSDQRPMLRPMPSSNTHLQTSSVNYGGTNDQRHNPGGARGQLSSREFMNLPPANTANWRQPSRMRGSLEPGTRYDHMIIRPTRPVQAQAQTLPPPQSTAHNVTNASQAFLLSPSYPIGTNETQAGTSSLPVAEGLGLSGSFWSMPPETW, via the exons ATGGTGATTCCGGCGAATTCTGG GTTTGGGTTTCGTACTGAACTCAGCACCAAGGAGTTTCAAGCTTTCTGCATCAGTCTCGCTAA TGAAATCGATGCAGCTGTTGGGAAAGATGAAGTTCCAGGGAATGTTCAAGAGCTGGCTTTAGTCCTCAATCAT GTGTGCCATCGTATATGTGATGATCTTGAAACGAGGGCGGTGGTAATGATGCTGATGATCTCAGCTaag AGTGCTTGTGAGCTTGGATGGTTCCCTCAGACAGAGACTCAACAACTGTTGGCTATCATAGACTTG ATGTCGAATAGTTTCAGCAGTCCTAAAATTGTCACTCCTAGTGTAGTTAGTCCCGTCAGTCTAATTTCGCAGGTTATAGAGAG GTTCTATCCATGTGTGAAGCTGGGGCATATTGTTCTTTCTTGTGAGGCGAAG CCAGAATCAAAGATATTGGTGAAGGACTTCCGTATTTCAAAGAAGATGCCACATTCTCTTAAACAGAAAGTA GGATTATTTGTTGTCCGGACTGAGGACATAAGCAAATCTAATTGTATTGTACATCCACAAAAAGTCAG CTTTTTGTTGAATGGAAAGGGCGTTGACAAGAGAGTTAACATCTCAATGGTTTGtgcattttgtttatttctcgGATATGGTTTAGAAGTACTTACTATGATGCAAGTAATTGTCGTTGTCATTTCTTTTCAGGAGTCAGGGCCTCAGCTTCCGTCGGATGTTACTGCCCTGGTCAACGCTGGGGCAAATCTTCTACAAGCAATAGGCTGTTTTGGAG GTAGTTACTTAATTGCTATTGCTTTTATCGATGTCATACCGCTGCCAGACAAATCGTTGCTTAAAGATTACGTTCATCCTGAAGTCATTGAATCAAATTCAG ATTGTGACATAATTGAGGGGCCATCAAGGATATCTCTCAGTTGTCCTATCAG CCGAACGCGTATCAAACTTCCTGTGAAGGGTCATATCTGTAAACATCTTCAG TGTTTTGACTTTTGGAATTATGTCAACATGAATTTGAGACGACCATCATGGCGCTGCCCGCATTGCAATCAATCTGTTTGCTATACTGACATCCGTGTAgatcaaaaacttaaaaag ATTCTAGAAGAGGTGAGACATAGCGCTACTGATGTGGTTATCACTGCTGATGGATCATGGACGGTAGTAACAGAAAATGACGAGGACGTGGAACTAGTACCGGAAGCCACTCATGACCATGGAGATCCAAATAGTTTCATAAACTTGGGGCCTACTGTTTTTGATCTTCCTAGAGATGAGAATGAAATGGAAACATCCAGTGGCACGCAAGTCCATGAACAGAATCTTTGTTTATCTGAGATTCAGGCTCCGTCTGCTACAGATTATACTATGCTTAATCAGTCTTATGCTTCAATCAACACGCTGCCACAGTTGCCACAATCTTTGAATGCGTTTGATGGCCAACAAATCTTACCATCCTCATCTCCACAAGATAGATTAGCTACTAATGCGTCAAACTTTGGCACATCAATGCCGGTTGCTCAGTCTTCTCAGTTTCAAGGCTCACATGTTATGCCCCTTGAAAATTGTGTAGGAAGAACCTCTGATTTGATGGAGAGATGGAACCTCATCCATGGACGTGGCATCAATCAGACTCAATTGCCATCCGCGCCTCTGTCGCAGCATCATTATGCAATGCAG AATTTGAGCCAGTACCCTTCACAGCATAGACCAATTCCATCGTACATTGCACATCCTCAAACTTTACCTGTCAACTACGGAGGGAACGCTGACCAAAGATCGCTGCCACCGATGCAACCTTCCAGTACATACCTCCAATCATTACTTAACTACGGAGGGAACGCCCACCGAAGACCAATGCATAACCAAACTTTACCTGTCAGCTACGGAGGGAACGCCCACCAAAGGTCGATGCCGTCTTCCTTTACACATCTCCAAACTTTACCTGTCAACTATGGAGGGACCGCCGACCAAAGAACGATTCCATCTTCCATGTCACATATCCAAAATTTACCTGTCAACTACGGAGGGACCTCCGACCAAAGACCCATGCTAAGACCGATGCCATCTTCCAATACACATCTCCAAACTTCATCTGTCAATTACGGAGGGACCAACGACCAAAGACATAATCCTGGTGGTGCAAGGGGACAGTTATCATCACGAGAGTTCATGAATTTGCCTCCTGCTAACACTGCAAATTGGCGCCAACCGAGCCGGATGCGAGGCAGTTTAGAACCTGGTACGAGATATGACCATATGATCATTCGACCTACGCGGCCGGTTCAAGCACAAGCTCAAACGCTTCCTCCGCCTCAATCAACAGCTCATAATGTAACTAATGCGAGTCAAGCATTTTTGTTGAGCCCAAGCTATCCCATTGGTACTAACGAAACACAAGCTGGGACCAGTTCATTGCCGGTGGCCGAGGGTCTTGGGTTGTCAGGGTCGTTTTGGTCAATGCCTCCTGAGACATGGTGA
- the LOC104767181 gene encoding E4 SUMO-protein ligase PIAL1-like isoform X3, producing MVIPANSGFGFRTELSTKEFQAFCISLANEIDAAVGKDEVPGNVQELALVLNHVCHRICDDLETRAVVMMLMISAKSACELGWFPQTETQQLLAIIDLMSNSFSSPKIVTPSVVSPVSLISQVIERFYPCVKLGHIVLSCEAKPESKILVKDFRISKKMPHSLKQKVGLFVVRTEDISKSNCIVHPQKVSFLLNGKGVDKRVNISMESGPQLPSDVTALVNAGANLLQAIGCFGGSYLIAIAFIDVIPLPDKSLLKDYVHPEVIESNSDCDIIEGPSRISLSCPISRTRIKLPVKGHICKHLQCFDFWNYVNMNLRRPSWRCPHCNQSVCYTDIRVDQKLKKILEEVRHSATDVVITADGSWTVVTENDEDVELVPEATHDHGDPNSFINLGPTVFDLPRDENEMETSSGTQVHEQNLCLSEIQAPSATDYTMLNQSYASINTLPQLPQSLNAFDGQQILPSSSPQDRLATNASNFGTSMPVAQSSQFQGSHVMPLENCVGRTSDLMERWNLIHGRGINQTQLPSAPLSQHHYAMQNLSQYPSQHRPIPSYIAHPQTLPVNYGGNADQRSLPPMQPSSTYLQSLLNYGGNAHRRPMHNQTLPVSYGGNAHQRSMPSSFTHLQTLPVNYGGTADQRTIPSSMSHIQNLPVNYGGTSDQRPMLRPMPSSNTHLQTSSVNYGGTNDQRHNPGGARGQLSSREFMNLPPANTANWRQPSRMRGSLEPGTRYDHMIIRPTRPVQAQAQTLPPPQSTAHNVTNASQAFLLSPSYPIGTNETQAGTSSLPVAEGLGLSGSFWSMPPETW from the exons ATGGTGATTCCGGCGAATTCTGG GTTTGGGTTTCGTACTGAACTCAGCACCAAGGAGTTTCAAGCTTTCTGCATCAGTCTCGCTAA TGAAATCGATGCAGCTGTTGGGAAAGATGAAGTTCCAGGGAATGTTCAAGAGCTGGCTTTAGTCCTCAATCAT GTGTGCCATCGTATATGTGATGATCTTGAAACGAGGGCGGTGGTAATGATGCTGATGATCTCAGCTaag AGTGCTTGTGAGCTTGGATGGTTCCCTCAGACAGAGACTCAACAACTGTTGGCTATCATAGACTTG ATGTCGAATAGTTTCAGCAGTCCTAAAATTGTCACTCCTAGTGTAGTTAGTCCCGTCAGTCTAATTTCGCAGGTTATAGAGAG GTTCTATCCATGTGTGAAGCTGGGGCATATTGTTCTTTCTTGTGAGGCGAAG CCAGAATCAAAGATATTGGTGAAGGACTTCCGTATTTCAAAGAAGATGCCACATTCTCTTAAACAGAAAGTA GGATTATTTGTTGTCCGGACTGAGGACATAAGCAAATCTAATTGTATTGTACATCCACAAAAAGTCAG CTTTTTGTTGAATGGAAAGGGCGTTGACAAGAGAGTTAACATCTCAATG GAGTCAGGGCCTCAGCTTCCGTCGGATGTTACTGCCCTGGTCAACGCTGGGGCAAATCTTCTACAAGCAATAGGCTGTTTTGGAG GTAGTTACTTAATTGCTATTGCTTTTATCGATGTCATACCGCTGCCAGACAAATCGTTGCTTAAAGATTACGTTCATCCTGAAGTCATTGAATCAAATTCAG ATTGTGACATAATTGAGGGGCCATCAAGGATATCTCTCAGTTGTCCTATCAG CCGAACGCGTATCAAACTTCCTGTGAAGGGTCATATCTGTAAACATCTTCAG TGTTTTGACTTTTGGAATTATGTCAACATGAATTTGAGACGACCATCATGGCGCTGCCCGCATTGCAATCAATCTGTTTGCTATACTGACATCCGTGTAgatcaaaaacttaaaaag ATTCTAGAAGAGGTGAGACATAGCGCTACTGATGTGGTTATCACTGCTGATGGATCATGGACGGTAGTAACAGAAAATGACGAGGACGTGGAACTAGTACCGGAAGCCACTCATGACCATGGAGATCCAAATAGTTTCATAAACTTGGGGCCTACTGTTTTTGATCTTCCTAGAGATGAGAATGAAATGGAAACATCCAGTGGCACGCAAGTCCATGAACAGAATCTTTGTTTATCTGAGATTCAGGCTCCGTCTGCTACAGATTATACTATGCTTAATCAGTCTTATGCTTCAATCAACACGCTGCCACAGTTGCCACAATCTTTGAATGCGTTTGATGGCCAACAAATCTTACCATCCTCATCTCCACAAGATAGATTAGCTACTAATGCGTCAAACTTTGGCACATCAATGCCGGTTGCTCAGTCTTCTCAGTTTCAAGGCTCACATGTTATGCCCCTTGAAAATTGTGTAGGAAGAACCTCTGATTTGATGGAGAGATGGAACCTCATCCATGGACGTGGCATCAATCAGACTCAATTGCCATCCGCGCCTCTGTCGCAGCATCATTATGCAATGCAG AATTTGAGCCAGTACCCTTCACAGCATAGACCAATTCCATCGTACATTGCACATCCTCAAACTTTACCTGTCAACTACGGAGGGAACGCTGACCAAAGATCGCTGCCACCGATGCAACCTTCCAGTACATACCTCCAATCATTACTTAACTACGGAGGGAACGCCCACCGAAGACCAATGCATAACCAAACTTTACCTGTCAGCTACGGAGGGAACGCCCACCAAAGGTCGATGCCGTCTTCCTTTACACATCTCCAAACTTTACCTGTCAACTATGGAGGGACCGCCGACCAAAGAACGATTCCATCTTCCATGTCACATATCCAAAATTTACCTGTCAACTACGGAGGGACCTCCGACCAAAGACCCATGCTAAGACCGATGCCATCTTCCAATACACATCTCCAAACTTCATCTGTCAATTACGGAGGGACCAACGACCAAAGACATAATCCTGGTGGTGCAAGGGGACAGTTATCATCACGAGAGTTCATGAATTTGCCTCCTGCTAACACTGCAAATTGGCGCCAACCGAGCCGGATGCGAGGCAGTTTAGAACCTGGTACGAGATATGACCATATGATCATTCGACCTACGCGGCCGGTTCAAGCACAAGCTCAAACGCTTCCTCCGCCTCAATCAACAGCTCATAATGTAACTAATGCGAGTCAAGCATTTTTGTTGAGCCCAAGCTATCCCATTGGTACTAACGAAACACAAGCTGGGACCAGTTCATTGCCGGTGGCCGAGGGTCTTGGGTTGTCAGGGTCGTTTTGGTCAATGCCTCCTGAGACATGGTGA